The genomic interval AATGAGCCCCTACAGAGAGACCATGACTACAGCATGAACCAGGACGAGCTGGAGAACCTGGCCACTGTCCAGaggtacgctgtgtgtgtgcgtgtgtgtgtgtgtgctgctggagAGTGGATATAGCAGGCCTATCCCAGTTGCTGAATTGGGTCTATTCCCTGACCCAGAACATTGGACTCCCTCTTGTACTTGTATGGGGTCTGGTCTTAAAGCTAGTTACGTtccttctgcttcctgtgtgtcgGCTAATGTCTTCTGTTCTGAGTACAGTAGAGGACAGAAGTATTTTATTGACCCCCATCGGAAATGTGCACAGTTACAGCTGCATTGACACATCACAATGCAGTATATACATTATACCAAATATACAAAGTATCATCATTAGTAAGGCTTGGTCATAGTAGCTCCACTTTCACAACCTGTCTGGATAACGCTTGAAAAGTTGGAGTTGAATTTTTTCTTTCATAACCGCGTTAAATCCTTCTCAACCCCTTTATCTCTCCGCTATTTTCTACCATCTCTGActcgctctttctccctctcttgtcctgtattctctttccttctcctctccggcACCTGTCTCTGCAGACTCCTGGGACAGCTGGATGAGACGGAGACGGCGTTTGATGATTTCTGGGAGCGGCACCAGACCAAGCTGGAGCAGTGTCTGCAGCTCCGCCATTTTGAGCACCACTTTCGCGAGGTCAGTAGAATTGTGGGAGTTGTAGTTCCAGCCATCTGCTTGTGAAAGCACATGTTTGTAATGCCAGAAGTGGATTGGATGAGTTTTTAGTGAGACATCGCTTTTTCCGAGGTCAATAAGTCGCTTGGTGAACTTCACCCAGCTCTATATACATGACAGCCAGGAGGCAGTAGCTCATAGGACTTTGATGAGTTACAATATTGTCATGTGTCCCTTTGAAGGATAGAAATGTGCTTACCCAATGTTGTACCCTAGAAGGAAATATTCTGTGTGTGAACTATGTCTGTACTTGTTAACTGTGATGTATGCAAGGCATTCTGAAACCTTCTACCCCACTCAGTAGAACCATGATTCTCTAGGAAGAAATGGTTTGATGATCAGAGCTCACACTGATAAACATCTGGTCAAACCTTTTGATAGTCTGAAGTCTTTCCTCAGACCCTGAATGAACAATCATCACAACATAACTGAGTGGGTGTGCACTGTGTACTTTCTGGTGGCTCTGTGTGCGTttgctaactgtgtgtgtgtgtgtgtgtgtgtgtgtgtgtgtgtaggtgcgtgcCCAGCTGGATGTGATGGCAGAAAGACTGGCAGGATTCTCTGAGGTTGGCATCAGCCCTGGTCACGCTGAACACATCCTACGAGAACTCAGCAACCAGGAAGAAAAAGCATGTGTaagaaacacccacacacacacccccacacacacacacataccccctccccccacacacacacacagacacataaaaacacaccaaacacacacacacaccccccccagacacacacacacagacacacacggtgaACAGTGAGGGTTGCTTGAAGAGTGGAGCAGTGAGGACGAGGAACTGCTGTTCCTCCAGAGGCCCAGCTCAGCTTCACCAGCTCATCCATCTCCACTGACACCACTGACTCTGCAGGCGCCACAGCCGCATAGAACCCTGCGCGCACGTATACAcatacaggtatacacacacacgtgataaCATCCACATGCTGTAATCCTCAGGGTAGACGGTTGTTTGTGATGATAGGTTTTAGGCTCAATGCATTCACACGTGATCACGAACGCACACACGGAAATTCTGCATGCGCGTGCATGCATCGCTGTCTTTCAGAGATCCTTCAAATGATAGTGTCAATGAAGCAATCCATTTTTATATTGCGCCCACCCACCCCTACCCACTCACTGTGAGAGGCTGCATAGATGGAGGTagcaggggaaagagagggggggaaaagagagcgggagaaagggggaggagggagcgagagggacgTATGTGAGGAGGAACTATGGTGGAAGGCCTATTGGTGCACTGCAGTCTGCTGAGtggcaggatggagggggggtggagtgggggaatagaggagggagaggggaggcactGCAGCCCCCATGTGGCCTGCCTCATCAGCGCAGCCATGTGATTCTGGTTGTGCACCCTTGTCATAAATGCCCTCCATGTTTGTGTCATACGACTGGAAAATGGGGCTTACGTAGGCAGGGTTGTCCTTCAGCGGTGCATTATGGATTATGTCATTTTTGTACATGCAGGAATTCTTGTGTATGCAGTAAATTATGCGATTTCTGTCTGTTTGAGGATGTGGGaattgtacttgtgtgtgtgtgtgtgttatgtgtatgtactcatgtatgtgtgtgtctgtaggagaTGTTTGACCGGGCCCTAGCCCTggcgggggagggagacggCCTGATCTCTGGGGCCCACTATGCTGAGGACTCCATCAGGCCCAAGTGCAGTGAGCTGCGGGGGGTGTATGAGGAGCTCGCCTGCATCCTGAGGACCAAGAAGAGCCTGCTGCTCAGGGCCATGGAGCTGCACCACTGCCTGGAGAAGGTGATGGGACCTGGGctctgggtctggggtctggggtcagtctcCGTATAGGACTGGATGAAGGTGTCAGTGTGTCACTATGTGTTCCATCAACTAACCTGCTAGTTCTCTTGTCATTATAACATTTACCCTCtgactcccctcccctgccccccaggcCTCCCGCTGGTGCGAGGAGGGGATCTACCTCCTGGCCTTCCAGCCCGTGGACCGGTGCCAGACCCAGGATGGCGCCCAGGCCGCCCTACACGAGCTGGAGCGCTACCTGGACACGGCAGCCGAACACACCCTCACCGACCTGGCGGGGATCTGGAGGGACTACGAGGCGGTGCTCTGCCCCGAGCTCAGGGTGAGGCGGCGGAGGGATACGTAGTGGATGGAGACAGAGTAGAGTGTTTTTGGTGATGCGGTAGAGAGTGAGTGTAATTGTCCTTCatcttctttatctctctctctctctctttctctttctctctctctctctctatctctctatctctgtgtgtgtgtgtgtaacaggaccAGGTGGAGAGGGTGTTCCAGAAGCAGGCGTCCATGCAGGAGATGTTtgagaagaggagagtgagTCTGAAGAAGCTAGCAGCCAAACAGACCAGACCGGTCCAGCCTGTGGCTCCCAGGCCTGAGGCCATCATcaagtctcctgtctcctctcctggtgAGTCCCTCTGAGACTCtctctggctcacacacacacccacacaatctcacacaaacacactgtttgTTGTCTTACATTTGCACAAACACGCACTCTCTGGTCTCAAACTGGTCTCTGGTGTCTTTATCCTACTTCTCACCCTATTGTGGTGTAATCTGCCTCGTATTGTAACCACCTAATCTTTGGTGTTTAACCTTGTTCGCCCTCTGGTCTCTTTGTCACAGCACCTAGGACACAGGAGGAGAAGCTCTCTGAGGAAAACATACTGAATGCAAGCATCTGTAAAAAAGTAGGAATCGTACCAAAACTCTTCAAATCATCTGGCTTTGctttttccttttctctttttaatACTGTGTCAATAGACTTGTTTAACTTTGTtgtctgtcgtgtgtgtgtgtgtgtgggggtgtgtgtgtgtgtgtgtgtgtgtgtgcgtgtgtgcgtgtgtgtgtgcgtgcgtgcgtgcgtgcgtgcgcgtgcgtgcgtgtgtgtgtgtgtgtaggtggactcTCTCCTCCAGAACGGCAGCAGCAGACATGCCTCCCtctctgaagaggaggagaacctGGCTATTCTCAGACGGTAAGACACGTGGGGGGTCAGGAGTCAGGAGTTCAGGTCAAGAAGCCAAAAGACTACTGTTCTCTTCGATGTAGCAATTTGAACATACTGTCTCAATGCAGTACTAACGTTCACCAAAATGAGAATAAGTATTATTATCACTAAGAACAAATACATGAATTAGTTTAAGTCATGTTGGTGTGTAATTTGTCCCCCTAGTCACGTGATGAATGAGTTGTTGGAGACAGAACGGGCCTACGTGGAGGAGCTACTGTGTGTACTGCAGGTGAGTCATTACCCCCTCTGACCACCAGAGGGCGTCAATGATCTATCTTCTGAGGTTGTAGTAAAAACAATTGTGTTAGACACTTTAGCCTTGGGTCATTAAATAACCATTAGGTATAATACTAAGAAGCATAGGTAAAATAGGTAGCATACTCCCAATGCTAAAATAGCTTTTCCTAAAGCACCAATAATTACACTTGTCTGTGTAGTTGTATGATCATATTTTAATTGTACTCTGGTGATGTTATAAGACTAGTGTTTATTCAGTTATTAAATAATTGTGTTAACAATCTTTTTATTTCAGGGTTACGCTGCTGAGATGGACAACCCAGCCCTGGTCCATCTCATCCCCACCACTCTGGTCAACAAGAAGGACATTCTGTTTGGCAACATGCCAGAGATCTACCAGTTCCACAAGAGGTGACCATGCCTACCACCCTACCCTAATTTACTGAACCTTAACTTACCCTACTTACCTaactctaactctcctcccttagactctcttctcttcctcttttcttgcctttcctttctcttccctcccatttcctcctctcctccctgatcTGGATCTTCATAGACTCCATAGTGCTGACCTCTATTCCTCTCTGTTCCAGAACCTTCCTCAAAGAGCTGGAGAACTACACTGACTGTCCTGAGCTTGTTGGTCGATGTTTCctagagagggtgggtggattTTTAATACAAATTTAGTATTCTATTGTGCAACAGTAATGTATCTTTTAGCCTTTTCTGTTCCTGACCTGTGTCGAGGTACTATTTTACATACTTTAAACTCTAAAATCCAGTAGTTTTATTGGCATTCAATAATTTTGTAACTGTCACTTTGTGCAAACGTATTGTGAGTGTTTGAGTCAGGTGGGTGCAGTTTGAATTTGTTGGGGGGGACAGCTAATTGGTGCCAGGCACCAGACAAAAGTAGCTGCACACAGATAAGGAACCGCATGACTTGTGTTGATTTGGTTTGTTCTCTTCTTAGATGGGTGACCTGGAGATCTATGAGAAATACTGCCAGAACAAGCCTCGCTCAGAGAGCCTTTGGCGGCAGTGTTCAGACTGTGCCTTCTTCCAGGTACCCTTTCAtctctcacctctcaccccAGACTAGCTTACTTTGGGAGAGACTTGGGTTCAAtctgtgctggtgtgtttgCTGGGTTCCAGGAATGCCAGAAGAAGCTGGAACACAAACTGGGGCTGGACTCCTACCTCCTCAAACCTGTTCAAAGGATAACCAAGTATCAGCTAATACTGAAGGTGAGTTcaactaactgtgtgtgtgtgtgtgtgtgtgtgtgcattacgtTACCAAACTGTGTATGCGCTCTACAGGAGTTGCTGAAGTACAGTAAGGGGTGCGATGGTTCAGAGGACCTGCAGGAGGCGTTGTCCTCCATCCTGGGCATCCTGAAGGCCGTCAACGACTCAATGCACCTCATCGCCATAACAGGATATGAGGTAAGCAAGCCCCCAATGTCACATCCTGTACACCCCCCCATCAAACCCCACTAAAGGGCTTggtgtacatgcgtgtgtgcaaAAATGATGCTGAGTCACGCCTATTCATTGACGTATGAACGAATCAGTGAATGGACAGCCTGGCTCTTTGTGTAACAAAGGAGcgctgtgtttacatttacatttcttcatttagccatttagcagacgcttttatccaagcgacttccaagagagagctttacaaagtgcataggtcactgataataacaacaagatagccccaaaaacattgcgggtagccaaaacatgaagcacatattgtgaacaaccaaaataagtctcaaagggaagaaccataagagcatgtcgTTAAACAACGAGTTTAACTTGCATTTCCTTTTTAAAcagcccatctctctctctctctctctctctctcttccttccgtcCCAGGCCAACCTGTCGGACCTGGGCCGTCTCCTGATGCAGGGCTCGTTCAGCGTGTGGACGGAGCACAAGAAGGGCCACGCCAAGGTCAAGGACCTGGCGCGCTTCAAGCCCATGCAGAGGCACCTGTTCCTGCACGAGAAGGCCCTGCTGTTCtgcaagaggagggaggagaacggGGAGGGCTACGAGAAGGCCCCCTCCTACAGCTTCAAACACTCGCTCAACGTGAGTGCGGCCGGCTCGCACGCTCATGTCCGGCCACCGTGTTGATCAGTCGAGGCCCGCGGGAAGATCTGGGGTTGTTGGGGGGGCTGTCGCTGGTTTGTTTACAatttccctctctgctcccctggtGTCCCTCggccctcctcctttcccctgcttgtcgcccccaccctccctcatcCAGATGAGTGCGGTGGGCATCACAGAGAACGCCAAGGGGGACAACAAGAAGTTTGAAATCTGGTGCAACTCCAGAGAGGAGGTGTTCATTGTCCAGGTGAGGCACAGAGGAAATATAACTACACTCTTCTATTGACCTCTATTTTATCTAGAAGTCTGGAGTCTAGAGTAGGATTTGGAATTACGTTAGAAGGCCAATCATTTAGGAAACATACTGCATGTCAGTTTTGTGATAATAtgatctcctccaggctgcGACCCCCGAGATCAAGACGTCATGGGTGAACGAGATTCGGAAGGTTCTTACTGGCCAGCTAAAGGCCTGCAGAGGTACACAGACaaccatattcacacacaccattgtCTCTGGCATTCCAAAGTTGATACATGACAAATAGCTTATTGCTACTAAACCAACAGAAAAAAACTATCTCTGTATGCATAAGGATTGTTAGATAACTGTGAACAACCCCTGTCTTTCAGAAGCAAGCCAACTGAAAAGCTCAGAATCAACATCCCCGAGCAACAATAACTCATCTGTTTCTCTCAGgtcagcttcacacacacaaacacgagcatgccatgcatacacacatacacatttaatGGAccattttcctgtgtgtgtgtttatgtgttcttGCAGTCCTTTCAGAAGTAGCCAGAAAGGTGTGAAGAAACAGGAAGATAAAAAGGCAGAGCCCACACTACCATCTGATTCAAACTCCTCCCCCAAGCAGAAAGGTGAGTGGTTAGCAGAGAGGAAGTCAAACACCCCAAGTTAATGTTGTTCCCTCTTTCTACTGCCACAGATGGTACATTCGTGCAGTATCGATTTCCTGATTCttcctctgggtctctctcacTTTACTTTCTGCTCTTTTAATAAACTAATCTGAccttctccttttttctttcccccCACTGCATTTCGTTTCTTCTCTCAATCGCTCCCACTGCCTCATCCTTCTCGCTCTATTTGTcgtgctttctctctccctccctccctctccctccctctctctctccctctctccctccctctctctctctctctctctctctctctatctctctctatcactctctctcccatggtTATAGAGGACACAGTGACCAGTCCAACCACAGACAGGGCCTCAGTGGCTAAAAAACGCTTTACCTTACAGGGCTTCAGCAATCTAAAGAGCCAGAAAGGTAACAGTCCAGTAGTCCCTAAATGGCACTAGTCTTCACTGTACACATTTGAGTCCTGTTACCCAGTCCCATGAAAGATAACAACACATTTAGACTTGTGAGGAATGTCAAGTGAATCGTTCTATGCTTTTCTTTTCAGACATTCTTCCCCCTGGTGGTAAAAGTCTAACATTACCCATGGTCACACTCTGTCCACCAGGTACTGAGCCTAAGGCATTGTGGGACTTGTAGTTTAGGTACTTTCAGGTTTCAGATACAACATCTGAGTAAAGCCACATTCTAGAAATAGGTTCTaggttctagaaggttctttTTGGACGAGAGTCTGTTGGTTAgatcttcgttgtttgtatCTGAATCTGGATTTGGACTTGTAGCTGTAGTTATAGTCATATACTAGAGATTGTTACAGTAGAAGATTAGAGTTTAGTGCACGGAACAGTATAACATTTATTTATAAATTATTATTTACTCCCTTTCCTCACTGTAAAACACATCCCAGAGATGACTATGTATTCACTGTAATactatatttcatttatttcTTCGCTTTTCTCAAAGTAAGGATTTCCATTGTTTTAGTTAGaggctctctttcttctttctctccgctGCTTTTCTTTTCGTACACTTTATCTTAAAacccttttcttcctcctcctcttccctctctctgcctctcctctgactGTGGCCAGGATCTCCTCTGAGCCCTGACCTCAAAACCAAACACCAGCTGAGAAAGAGTGATCCTACTCCCTTTGGCTTTAAAGGTATTGGAGCCCATTCGAGGGCCTACAGCCACCATGCTGTGGGCTGTTCCTACCGTGTGTGACTAGCATCCCCGACCCCCTCCCCCATTAGCATGCTCCCCACACTCAGCACCTCGCTGTCTCCACACCGTGTCCATCCTCACTGTGTTTAGTGGACAGATCCATGGTTAAAAGCACCTTTGGTTTGTCTCATTCAGTGGGGCTGTGTGGttgccaccctccccccccatccagtGTGTAGATCCCAGCACCATCACCAAGCCCCATCCTTAGTACACTGACCACTGGGTGACTGGTTTGGGGATGAACATCACCGTACTGACTGTTTCTTgataggtgtatgtgtgtttataagTTGACTGGGGAGGTTTTGTCCTTTTTATTTAAATGTCCTCTTctgtacattgctttggataaaattgTCACTAAATTAATACATGACATACATTACATTAAATAAAATTATATTAATTGGAAGACTaaacaaagagaaaaaaaaagctggctggctggttgacaaGTGCTcgtgcagacaggcagacagacagacagacagtctgtcCGGACGGGACTGACATGTTTttccgtccctccatccctccctcagagTCTCCTCATGTGTCTCTGAGCAGGGTCAAGTGGCTCAGCACCTCTAGCCTGCTACAGTCCAAGAGGAGAGGTACGGTAGGCCTCTAACCACGGACCTCAGCCCCCTTAACGAGATGCCACGATGAAAGCACCGAAGGCGCAAACTAGTTTAACCGATAGAATAACCAAGTCTTTTTccagaggatggaggtgggaaaACAGGTGCAGTTAAGAACGATCTGTAAGCCACGACCTGTTATGTGTCGATCGATGGAAAAGCGCCGTCTCATCGTCGCATCTCTGTGTAGGGCTCTGgtcctggctgtgtgctgtgctcctccactcccttctcCAACAgactccttccacctctctggtctctctggacaCAAACTGTGGTGTCACAACCTCCTCCCTCAGATCATGCTCCTCAGACCATGTTATGGAGGGTTCCAATTGGGGTTTTCTGGTTCTGTATTGCTATCAGCTTGATCTTCTCGAGTGCTCTGGTGAACTGTGCTCACATtccaattatttttttaaattgagcTTCTTTGCTTCTACATTAAATGAATCAATGTCCTCATCTTTCAGCCCTCCATACCCTGGAGTGTCATTTCTCTTCATCTTTAGAGCCTTCCCTTTTGGGCATGACAAAAGTGACATCCGATACAATGTCGTTTATGATTGTATCATCATGACAACATGACCTACAAAGTCCCAAATGAACTCATAAAACTCCTTCAGTTCTCTAAACATTCAGCCTTATGtttcccgctctccctctctctgtctccctctctctgtctccctctctctgtctccctctctctgtctccctctctctgtctccctctctctgtctccctctctctgtctccctctctctgtctccctctctctgtctccctctctctgtctccctctctctgtctccctctctctgtctccctctctctgtctccctctctctcctcaccaggCTGGAACAAGGCTTCCCTCTCAGTGGACGCATCAGAAGAGCATGATGGGTACTCTAGCGCTGAGGACCCCCTGAACTCTGATgctgaggatgagggaggaaggaagctgGTGAGTCAACATGGAGATTATGATATGGGCTTCAGGGGATCTACAGTTTTCTTTTTATTCGCCTCTCTACCTTCTTAGTATGGATCAGATATAGTTAAACAGTGGAACAAACTTCTGCATAAAACACTATTGTATGTACCATAATGTTCccgtattttattttatatctgGTCAGCGTCTGCCTAGGCCTGAGTCATCTGAGTAGGTGTGTGACCGTTGACCTGTTTTCCCAGGCCCCTGGCAGATACACTGTGGTGGCGGACTACGAGAAGGGAGGGGCCCAGGAGCTGTCCGTCAAGAGTGGGGACATGGTCCAACTgattagagagggagaggacagccaATGGTACATTGCCCTCTCATTCTCCATAAAACGATTATTAaaccatatatatatttatttatattaggGATGCATCAATACCACTATCGGTATCGGGCCCGATACCAAGCTCACATACTAAAAATACCCCCCAATATTAAAGACCGATACCTCATGTGACGTAACTGACAGAATGTTCCGTGCACAGAGACGGCAGCAGCAGACACAATGTCAGCCTCAAGGGTGTGGAAATACTTCAAAATTAATGACATCAAAACCACACATTGTGAACTGCATGCTTTGTTCTGCATTAATATCAAGAGGAGGTATGAAACCCAGTACATATAATACAAGTAACCTGATAAAACATCTGAAGTATCGGTATCGGCGAGTaccagaaaaaaaatattggtACTTGTACTCGTCCTTAAAAAtatggtatatatatatatatatatatatatatatatatatatatatatatatatatagcgcaTACTTGAATCAAAGTGACACCTCGTTAGCAtttgtgtgttgcatgagttcTGAAGTCTGTGTTCCACAGAGGTGACGGGGTGTGTGTTGATACTGAACTCCCCAGGTTCGTAAGGAATCTGCGGAGCAGCAAAGAAGGCTGGGTAGCAGCAGCAAACCTCCTCACTTTCATCTCAGAGTCCAAGTCCTCACAGTCTCTCAGCAGCTcaggtactgtgtgtgcgtgcgtgcgcgcgtgcacGCGCGTGCGTGCGAGATAAAGTTACTAattctgtttttttcttcaagCCTTTCTTTCCTAATTTCTATCTATTCATTCCATCTTCTTTCACCCTCGCTAATTACAATGACGTGATTTTCCTGTTTGTTGTCTGTCATAATCCAGAGGGCAGTGTGTCGGGCCACCTCAGCACTTCCTCCAGCTGCAGTGAGACGGGGACCTACACAAGCTTCTCTGACATCAAGCCCTGAGGACACGCCTCTTCACTGCTTCAGAACTACCTTGTGGTCAACTCTTTGAATGACACGTGCACTTTTCtaccacaaacactcacacacacagtgtgttgaCACAGTAACAGAGGCAGCTTGGAATTAAGCAAACAGACAGCTCTAAGTTGGCTCACCATTCCTTCAGTGTGAAAGGAGGTGTTTACTTTCGAACTGCTCTCCACTCATCACAGCTCTCAGGAATCAAGGAAGGTGTTTATGTACACAGTTCCCTGAGTTTGGGAGTGGGATTGGCCCTGGTTGGAGCAGGTGAGTGAGAAGCTGTTTTTGTTGAAACAGTGACTAGACTGTCACTAGGGCCAGTGTAGGGGGTAGACGTGATCTAccctctggcccctcccccagtgGTGTGACAGGAGTTTCGTCCCACCTGTTTATCTCACCTGTCCTGCGTCACCAACCTCACTAAcagccttgcccccccccctcccctcatacaaacacatacttgTGCTAACAAAGAGATGAGATGAGGAAGAACCAGGAAATTGCacttaaccccccctccccttcctcagcACGGACACAGAAAACCACACCTCAGTCTCTGTCGTGGacccctggtctctccaggAGAACCTGTGTGTTGTAAGACTTCTTGTTGTAAGAAGTCTGTCAGAATGTCCTCAGTCCTTCAGGAGATAATGTTATATTTCATGTGTCACTGTTTCCCCAAGGTTACTATAAACATGAAGACATGTCCATTGACTTTTTAAATGTGTGCCTCTTAGTAGGCAGATGGGTGCATAACACAAAAACTACTGTCCTAGACCAagtaataaataaaacaaaacttaTATTAAATAAACACATTACTGTCAGTGTACAGTTCCAACAGGGCACATTATTTTTACAATGTAAATTCCAAGACGTTTAACATTGTATAACTCAAATCAGAAGAGTAATATTGTTGTGTGGAAGGTTTTTGAACTTGCATGACGACACCTGTACTCTGGCCCCAGATCTGAAGCCATGGCCTTCCACCCAGCACCAGGCTGCTTCCAGACATGAGATATACACTTCCTGTATTATTGTCAGTGAGAAGGTTATGTTGCAGAACAAACTGAGAGAAATGTACGTTTTAGAGCTGTAATCATTCTCTGCGGTCTTGACTAGGGAACAGCTCTGTTACATTACATATCTGTCTGTTTTGTTCTTGGTCAAGTTCTCTTCTGAACAAGATTTCTTTTTGGTCGTTGGTCTTTCATGGTCAATTTCAATCAGGAACCTGAGTTCAGGGATATCCTGCCTCTCACAATGACTCAAGTCAGATGGATCCCACACAAGACCTCTGAGGGGTCAGATTCCTACAAAAATGAAAGAATGTCGTAGTTTCATGTGGTCTGAAACAACTGTGAAAACTGAACCAGAGAGTGTGGACTCTCTATGGCATTATTGATCAATATGTAAAGGTTAACTTATTTTATCATGAAATGACATTTGTACAGATATCACCTTATACCTCAGATTTGTCTTTGAATATATGTATATTGGCTATGAAGACTCTAATGTTTTGGTGGATCACGGTCTTATTGTGTATCAAAGAGATTTTATTGACTTTTGTGGCATGGTTCCAATGTCGTTGTCTACTCCCTGGTGAAAATTGAACTGTCATGTGTCTGAATTTTAACAAGACACACAATTTTAAGTGTCTCACCAGACTCAATAAAGGTTTTAAACATTTTTTATAATTTGTCAGAAACTATTGTATTACTAGGTGTCATCTGTATAGGACACCACATTCATTGTTAGTATCACTATTCCTTTTCTACGAAAATGCTAAATAACTCAGAACTGCTTATTAACACTTTCACACTGAAACTATACCTATAGTACATGTATGATAAGACTGATCATGACTTGACCATAGGTCAGAATTGTCTGCATTCAAAATGTGATAGGACTCTATAGTAACAAACCAATAGTGCAAATAGAAAGATCAAAGGTctgaagtgcatagttctacagACTTTGAGGTAAGAACCAAGGAACACTATATTTACTAGCCTTAT from Osmerus eperlanus chromosome 21, fOsmEpe2.1, whole genome shotgun sequence carries:
- the mcf2la gene encoding guanine nucleotide exchange factor DBS isoform X5 → MLASLWSCRGASKRREGYRSTQVTAHDDIMQQESCRLYAADIGPDLRKQFAFLSGGRGGNGSPIIVFPEFPAFGELQEEEFHNVLRYLTSVPSVSASGVGFILVIDRRQDRWAAVKGTLLRIAGSFPGILHQVLVLRPNTLLQRTLSDIFFKFNRDEFKMKVPVVMLSSVTELHAYIDRTQLTQELGGTQEYCHDAWISHRTAIEAFALMVKTTAQTLQAFGTELAETELPNDAQATITLLGTHTAKKDRMKEDLCVALAQGGHLLESINEPLQRDHDYSMNQDELENLATVQRLLGQLDETETAFDDFWERHQTKLEQCLQLRHFEHHFREVRAQLDVMAERLAGFSEVGISPGHAEHILRELSNQEEKACEMFDRALALAGEGDGLISGAHYAEDSIRPKCSELRGVYEELACILRTKKSLLLRAMELHHCLEKASRWCEEGIYLLAFQPVDRCQTQDGAQAALHELERYLDTAAEHTLTDLAGIWRDYEAVLCPELRDQVERVFQKQASMQEMFEKRRVSLKKLAAKQTRPVQPVAPRPEAIIKSPVSSPAPRTQEEKLSEENILNASICKKVDSLLQNGSSRHASLSEEEENLAILRRHVMNELLETERAYVEELLCVLQGYAAEMDNPALVHLIPTTLVNKKDILFGNMPEIYQFHKRTFLKELENYTDCPELVGRCFLERMGDLEIYEKYCQNKPRSESLWRQCSDCAFFQECQKKLEHKLGLDSYLLKPVQRITKYQLILKELLKYSKGCDGSEDLQEALSSILGILKAVNDSMHLIAITGYEANLSDLGRLLMQGSFSVWTEHKKGHAKVKDLARFKPMQRHLFLHEKALLFCKRREENGEGYEKAPSYSFKHSLNMSAVGITENAKGDNKKFEIWCNSREEVFIVQAATPEIKTSWVNEIRKVLTGQLKACREASQLKSSESTSPSNNNSSVSLSPFRSSQKGVKKQEDKKAEPTLPSDSNSSPKQKEDTVTSPTTDRASVAKKRFTLQGFSNLKSQKDILPPGGKSLTLPMVTLCPPGSPLSPDLKTKHQLRKSDPTPFGFKESPHVSLSRVKWLSTSSLLQSKRRGWNKASLSVDASEEHDGYSSAEDPLNSDAEDEGGRKLAPGRYTVVADYEKGGAQELSVKSGDMVQLIREGEDSQWFVRNLRSSKEGWVAAANLLTFISESKSSQSLSSSEGSVSGHLSTSSSCSETGTYTSFSDIKP
- the mcf2la gene encoding guanine nucleotide exchange factor DBS isoform X7, with protein sequence MRSYHGFTLCCHRLHNDIMQQESCRLYAADIGPDLRKQFAFLSGGRGGNGSPIIVFPEFPAFGELQEEEFHNVLRYLTSVPSVSASGVGFILVIDRRQDRWAAVKGTLLRIAGSFPGILHQVLVLRPNTLLQRTLSDIFFKFNRDEFKMKVPVVMLSSVTELHAYIDRTQLTQELGGTQEYCHDAWISHRTAIEAFALMVKTTAQTLQAFGTELAETELPNDAQATITLLGTHTAKKDRMKEDLCVALAQGGHLLESINEPLQRDHDYSMNQDELENLATVQRLLGQLDETETAFDDFWERHQTKLEQCLQLRHFEHHFREVRAQLDVMAERLAGFSEVGISPGHAEHILRELSNQEEKACEMFDRALALAGEGDGLISGAHYAEDSIRPKCSELRGVYEELACILRTKKSLLLRAMELHHCLEKASRWCEEGIYLLAFQPVDRCQTQDGAQAALHELERYLDTAAEHTLTDLAGIWRDYEAVLCPELRDQVERVFQKQASMQEMFEKRRVSLKKLAAKQTRPVQPVAPRPEAIIKSPVSSPAPRTQEEKLSEENILNASICKKVDSLLQNGSSRHASLSEEEENLAILRRHVMNELLETERAYVEELLCVLQGYAAEMDNPALVHLIPTTLVNKKDILFGNMPEIYQFHKRTFLKELENYTDCPELVGRCFLERMGDLEIYEKYCQNKPRSESLWRQCSDCAFFQECQKKLEHKLGLDSYLLKPVQRITKYQLILKELLKYSKGCDGSEDLQEALSSILGILKAVNDSMHLIAITGYEANLSDLGRLLMQGSFSVWTEHKKGHAKVKDLARFKPMQRHLFLHEKALLFCKRREENGEGYEKAPSYSFKHSLNMSAVGITENAKGDNKKFEIWCNSREEVFIVQAATPEIKTSWVNEIRKVLTGQLKACREASQLKSSESTSPSNNNSSVSLSPFRSSQKGVKKQEDKKAEPTLPSDSNSSPKQKEDTVTSPTTDRASVAKKRFTLQGFSNLKSQKDILPPGGKSLTLPMVTLCPPGSPLSPDLKTKHQLRKSDPTPFGFKESPHVSLSRVKWLSTSSLLQSKRRGWNKASLSVDASEEHDGYSSAEDPLNSDAEDEGGRKLAPGRYTVVADYEKGGAQELSVKSGDMVQLIREGEDSQWFVRNLRSSKEGWVAAANLLTFISESKSSQSLSSSEGSVSGHLSTSSSCSETGTYTSFSDIKP